The following are from one region of the Stenotrophomonas lactitubi genome:
- a CDS encoding type II toxin-antitoxin system prevent-host-death family antitoxin: MTLPLDLPGLDKAPASSVKTRGWPSLMRTVREKQALVITNHNHPEAVIVDIKTYQELLARASGSDTEERSDVLSRLRTEFDQALAGLQQGEGLGKVMGKPIRRGHKVALGRPL; the protein is encoded by the coding sequence ATGACCCTCCCGCTCGACCTGCCCGGCCTCGACAAGGCCCCGGCATCCTCAGTCAAGACCCGTGGCTGGCCCAGCCTGATGCGTACCGTGCGCGAGAAGCAGGCGCTGGTCATCACCAACCACAACCACCCCGAAGCGGTGATCGTGGACATCAAGACCTACCAGGAGCTGCTGGCCAGGGCCAGCGGCAGTGACACCGAAGAGCGCAGCGACGTGCTCTCGCGCCTGCGTACCGAGTTCGACCAGGCGCTGGCCGGGCTGCAGCAGGGTGAGGGGCTGGGCAAGGTGATGGGCAAGCCGATCCGCCGCGGCCACAAGGTCGCGCTCGGCCGTCCGCTCTGA
- a CDS encoding porin family protein → MRHLLFLVVLLLAWPLNDARAQQDDLRRVLEQGSELRHQQQDQQRLRQAERERPTITLDGQQYRVERTVDDLGQALYLSLQHQQWQAVAAFLAEYIELPGHDPLLRHYAQGALARVAGQHGNAAAEYEAVLAAQPDFLPARLELARVYAEDQRDRDAIVLFEAIAAGIDGDDPATAGVRTRVDGYLQALQARQRWKGGIAAGPAWSDNINRSSASRTCLFGDGTTCFIERRLPDAQAAFGLDYDASLERRLPLAGHHGLYLRGLAFGQAWRGHSDYNELNASVQAGYSWRSARHTVLLAPSYDYQGLGNHALQGGAGVHGEWQFAADARSLLKLEADWKRQRYRQPGLASNYDGELAAIYATWFRALNPRWTVFAGVDLSDSSAADPANGYRQRGLRLGAARQWSGTTATVFVSLRERDYDAWSPLLEARRQDSEQNLIAIVRSERLAVAGLVPSLSLRYARIDSNVDWLYSHDRSLLSLKWERAF, encoded by the coding sequence ATGCGCCACCTTCTCTTTCTTGTCGTCCTGCTGCTGGCATGGCCGCTCAATGATGCCCGCGCCCAGCAGGATGACCTGCGCCGCGTGCTCGAACAGGGCAGCGAGCTGCGTCATCAGCAGCAGGACCAGCAACGCCTGCGCCAGGCCGAGCGCGAGCGGCCGACCATCACCCTCGACGGCCAGCAGTACCGCGTGGAGCGCACTGTCGACGACCTCGGCCAGGCGCTCTATCTCTCGCTGCAGCATCAGCAATGGCAGGCCGTGGCCGCCTTCCTGGCCGAGTACATCGAACTGCCCGGCCATGATCCGCTGCTGCGCCACTACGCGCAGGGCGCGCTGGCGCGGGTGGCTGGACAGCACGGCAATGCCGCCGCCGAATACGAGGCCGTGCTCGCCGCGCAGCCGGACTTCCTGCCGGCGCGGCTGGAACTGGCACGTGTCTACGCCGAAGACCAGCGCGACCGCGATGCCATCGTCCTGTTCGAGGCGATCGCAGCCGGTATCGATGGCGACGATCCGGCAACAGCGGGCGTGCGTACGCGGGTGGACGGCTACCTGCAGGCCCTGCAGGCGCGCCAGCGCTGGAAGGGTGGGATCGCCGCTGGCCCGGCCTGGAGCGACAACATCAACCGCAGCTCTGCCAGCCGTACCTGCCTGTTCGGTGACGGCACCACCTGTTTCATCGAACGCCGGTTGCCCGATGCACAGGCAGCATTCGGCCTGGACTACGACGCCAGCCTGGAACGGCGCCTGCCGTTGGCCGGCCACCATGGGCTGTACCTGCGCGGGCTGGCGTTCGGCCAGGCGTGGCGCGGGCACAGCGACTACAACGAGCTCAATGCCAGCGTGCAGGCCGGCTACAGCTGGCGCAGCGCACGGCATACCGTGCTGCTGGCGCCCAGCTACGATTATCAGGGGTTGGGCAACCATGCGCTGCAGGGCGGTGCCGGCGTGCATGGCGAATGGCAGTTCGCCGCCGATGCGCGCAGCCTGCTGAAGCTGGAAGCCGACTGGAAACGCCAGCGCTATCGACAGCCGGGGTTGGCCAGCAACTACGACGGTGAACTGGCGGCGATCTATGCCACCTGGTTCCGCGCGCTCAACCCACGCTGGACGGTGTTTGCCGGGGTCGACCTGAGTGACAGCAGTGCCGCTGATCCGGCCAATGGCTACCGGCAACGCGGCCTGCGCCTGGGCGCAGCACGCCAGTGGAGCGGCACCACGGCCACCGTGTTCGTGTCGCTGCGTGAGCGTGACTACGATGCCTGGAGCCCGTTGCTGGAAGCGCGTCGGCAGGACAGCGAGCAGAACCTGATCGCCATCGTGCGCAGCGAGCGCCTGGCCGTGGCCGGGCTGGTGCCCAGCCTGAGCCTGCGTTACGCGCGCATCGACAGCAACGTGGACTGGCTGTACAGCCACGATCGCAGCCTGCTGAGCCTGAAATGGGAGCGGGCGTTCTGA
- a CDS encoding Slam-dependent surface lipoprotein, whose translation MKMISHSLLAVAASLALAGAAHAADIVGAASAVTDPQLNVNVGESQVNGGPHSAGKAGIGVGTVSGGTRVDFQGLSAYSAPTVINGTTVRTLAMPITGTPGSHAGMGHFNFVKVGSGDVWFGEWSKDGAAGGFNNRQVYFAGDRAGTTLPAGVATYAVAGLNKFNGSNLLSGTFRADFGTGRLNGALAGSGLTVAVAASINSANASFAGSATANGTVAGTSQGQFFGANAATLAGIATFAGNSQYDTAFGGSKN comes from the coding sequence ATGAAAATGATCTCCCATTCCCTGCTTGCCGTCGCCGCCAGCCTGGCCCTGGCCGGTGCCGCCCACGCTGCCGATATCGTCGGTGCGGCCAGCGCCGTCACCGATCCGCAGTTGAACGTCAACGTCGGCGAATCGCAGGTCAATGGTGGCCCGCACTCGGCAGGCAAGGCCGGTATTGGCGTCGGCACCGTCTCGGGTGGCACGCGTGTGGACTTCCAGGGCTTGAGCGCCTACTCGGCACCCACGGTCATCAACGGCACCACCGTGCGCACCCTCGCCATGCCGATCACCGGTACCCCGGGCAGCCACGCCGGCATGGGCCACTTCAACTTCGTCAAGGTCGGTAGCGGCGATGTCTGGTTCGGCGAATGGTCCAAGGATGGCGCGGCTGGCGGCTTCAACAACCGCCAGGTCTACTTCGCCGGTGACCGCGCGGGCACCACGCTGCCGGCAGGCGTGGCCACCTACGCCGTCGCAGGCCTCAACAAGTTCAACGGCAGCAACCTGCTCAGCGGTACCTTCCGCGCTGACTTCGGCACCGGCCGCCTCAACGGCGCGCTGGCCGGCTCGGGCCTGACCGTGGCCGTGGCTGCATCGATCAACAGCGCCAACGCGTCGTTCGCCGGTTCGGCCACGGCCAACGGTACGGTTGCCGGCACTAGCCAGGGCCAGTTCTTCGGCGCCAACGCCGCCACCCTGGCCGGCATCGCCACCTTCGCCGGCAACAGCCAGTACGACACCGCCTTCGGCGGCAGCAAGAACTGA
- a CDS encoding TonB-dependent receptor, with amino-acid sequence MPFPASARHRRATVLALAIATALVPFAWVPTARAQAATASVRTYAIPEQALADAVRSFGRQSQVQVVFRSDLVEGRRSRAVQGQYSPTEALDQLLQGSGLRAQQEPGGTWTLQAAAADGGVVVTDTLKVGGRLQADGGETRDRWGYDDVFALDLSTAYSGRDRVERYRGANPADVVKDLVGVFSGDARNSGALDLNIRGIQGPGRVPVSIDGGEQALTVWRGYNGVSNRNYIDPNLIGGIQVIKGPALVRDVHSGIGGAMVIKTLDVDDIVPAGERFGGELKIEGSSNAVSPRLPRLHTGEDYRTVEGFPQQSPNSPYADRTLVVPVKSRSGDNPFDGDDQAWRLALGWRGERVDVMAAYAWRKRGNYFSGSKGSAYYDQDPREQYEYQGIDYITTLARYFKPGDEVPNTSSEQESWLLKATWQISDDQQLKATWRHTLSHYGEIMPSRILSAPDYGRIQWPLSRVDSDAWNLEYRWQPAGSRWLDLRANLWRTETNSDTYTAGGFPNFASGNPDWDPSRSPILRNTALANARNDRTGLTLSNRFGLHSTLDLTVGGNWQYEKLGSGDPYFGVSDGWRMYPRAGRRQEGEGYLTLEWRPVDFLTLNAGVRYSRYWAFDDFLGEHPELLTRGVGGKQASYRVNELPERPASVQAQVDSLEAERAFWESIGMGWFVDDAIRGLLQSYQTPQPVEHTIAWLPDADGNYSRATNPCLNGEVAAIPGALPLFPGSDQVCSIRNTVQSRPVDGRNTRRRDHAWLPTFSATVNLSPAARIYLRYSEAVRFPSMFESTIAFSSSLNPLYALKPEHAYNYELGYVHNLSALFGGTADADVKLAYYVHKTRDVIERDAYFLFDNIDKQTIRGIELQARFDNRRFFSDLGIARTLENEVCDESSAVLLDANRGLVPNCVQDGFVGGYLLTQAIPKLSVNLSLGTRLFDERLELGSRIVHYRRHDNPDLQVYRDRLLAGGSSLLWQNVPFTWGNITTVDAYARWRFNDHASVELVGSNLGNRYYVDPATRSTLPAPGRTVKLALTARF; translated from the coding sequence ATGCCGTTCCCGGCATCCGCCCGTCATCGCCGCGCCACCGTCCTCGCCCTGGCCATCGCCACGGCACTGGTTCCCTTCGCTTGGGTGCCGACCGCCCGCGCCCAGGCCGCTACTGCCTCCGTGCGCACGTATGCCATTCCCGAACAGGCCTTGGCCGACGCAGTGCGCAGCTTCGGCCGCCAGTCGCAGGTGCAGGTGGTGTTCCGCAGCGATCTGGTGGAAGGGCGGCGCTCGCGTGCAGTGCAGGGCCAGTACAGCCCCACCGAGGCGCTGGACCAGTTGCTGCAGGGCAGTGGCCTGCGCGCGCAGCAGGAGCCGGGCGGCACCTGGACCCTGCAGGCCGCCGCCGCTGACGGCGGGGTGGTGGTCACCGATACGCTGAAAGTGGGCGGGCGCCTGCAGGCCGACGGCGGCGAAACACGTGATCGTTGGGGATACGACGACGTGTTCGCGCTCGACCTGAGCACGGCCTATTCCGGGCGTGACCGGGTGGAGCGCTATCGCGGCGCCAACCCGGCCGACGTGGTCAAGGACCTGGTCGGTGTGTTCAGCGGCGACGCCCGCAACAGCGGCGCGCTGGACCTCAACATCCGCGGCATCCAGGGGCCGGGGCGGGTGCCGGTCAGCATCGACGGTGGCGAGCAGGCGCTGACCGTATGGCGGGGCTACAACGGCGTCAGCAACCGCAACTACATCGATCCCAACCTGATTGGTGGCATCCAGGTCATCAAGGGGCCAGCGTTGGTGCGCGATGTACACAGCGGTATCGGCGGAGCGATGGTCATCAAGACCCTCGACGTCGACGACATCGTGCCGGCCGGTGAGCGCTTCGGCGGGGAGCTGAAGATCGAAGGCAGCAGCAATGCGGTGTCACCGCGCCTGCCACGGCTGCACACCGGCGAGGACTACCGCACGGTGGAGGGTTTCCCGCAGCAGTCGCCGAACTCGCCCTATGCTGACCGCACCCTGGTGGTGCCGGTGAAATCGCGCAGCGGTGACAACCCGTTCGATGGCGATGACCAGGCCTGGCGGCTGGCGCTGGGCTGGCGCGGTGAGCGGGTGGACGTGATGGCGGCCTACGCGTGGCGCAAGCGCGGCAACTATTTCTCGGGCAGCAAGGGCAGTGCCTACTACGATCAGGACCCGCGCGAGCAGTACGAATACCAGGGCATCGATTACATCACCACGCTGGCGCGCTACTTCAAGCCGGGTGATGAAGTCCCCAACACGTCCAGCGAACAGGAGTCGTGGCTGCTGAAGGCCACCTGGCAGATCAGCGATGACCAGCAGCTCAAGGCCACCTGGCGGCACACGCTTTCGCACTACGGCGAGATCATGCCTTCGCGCATCCTGTCCGCGCCGGATTACGGGCGCATCCAGTGGCCGCTCAGCCGGGTCGATTCCGATGCCTGGAACCTGGAGTACCGCTGGCAGCCGGCCGGCAGCCGTTGGCTCGACCTGCGCGCCAACCTGTGGCGGACCGAAACCAACAGCGATACCTACACCGCCGGTGGTTTCCCCAACTTCGCCTCGGGCAACCCCGATTGGGACCCCAGCCGCAGCCCGATCCTGCGCAACACCGCACTGGCCAATGCCCGCAACGACCGGACCGGGTTGACCCTGAGCAACCGCTTCGGCCTGCATTCCACGCTTGACCTGACCGTGGGGGGCAACTGGCAGTATGAAAAACTGGGGTCGGGAGACCCGTACTTCGGCGTCAGTGATGGCTGGCGCATGTACCCGCGCGCGGGCCGTCGCCAGGAAGGCGAGGGCTACCTCACGCTGGAGTGGCGGCCGGTCGATTTCCTCACCCTCAATGCCGGCGTGCGCTACAGCCGCTACTGGGCCTTTGATGACTTCCTCGGCGAGCATCCTGAACTGCTGACCCGCGGGGTGGGCGGCAAACAGGCGAGCTACCGGGTCAACGAGCTGCCGGAGCGCCCAGCCAGCGTGCAGGCGCAGGTGGATTCGCTCGAAGCCGAGCGCGCCTTCTGGGAGAGCATCGGCATGGGCTGGTTCGTCGACGATGCGATCCGTGGCCTGCTGCAGAGTTACCAGACGCCACAGCCGGTGGAGCACACCATCGCCTGGCTGCCCGATGCCGACGGCAACTACTCCCGTGCCACCAATCCGTGCCTCAATGGCGAAGTGGCCGCCATCCCCGGCGCGCTGCCGCTGTTCCCCGGCAGCGACCAGGTCTGCAGCATCCGCAACACAGTGCAGTCGCGGCCGGTGGATGGACGCAATACCCGCCGTCGCGACCATGCCTGGCTGCCCACCTTCTCGGCAACGGTAAACCTGTCGCCGGCCGCGCGCATCTACCTGCGCTACAGCGAGGCGGTGCGCTTCCCGAGCATGTTCGAGAGCACCATTGCCTTCTCCAGCAGCCTCAATCCGCTGTACGCGCTCAAGCCCGAGCACGCCTACAACTACGAGCTGGGCTATGTACACAATCTGTCCGCGCTGTTCGGCGGCACCGCCGATGCCGACGTCAAGTTGGCCTACTACGTGCACAAGACGCGCGATGTGATCGAGCGCGACGCCTACTTCCTGTTCGACAACATCGACAAGCAGACCATCCGTGGCATCGAACTGCAGGCGCGCTTCGACAATCGACGCTTTTTCAGCGACCTGGGTATCGCGCGCACGCTGGAAAACGAGGTGTGCGACGAGAGCAGCGCGGTGCTGCTCGACGCCAACCGCGGGCTGGTGCCGAACTGTGTACAGGACGGTTTCGTGGGCGGCTACCTGCTGACCCAGGCGATTCCCAAGCTGTCGGTGAATCTGTCACTGGGCACGCGCCTGTTCGATGAGCGGCTGGAACTGGGCAGCCGCATCGTGCACTACCGGCGTCACGACAACCCCGACCTGCAGGTCTACCGCGATCGTCTGCTGGCAGGTGGCAGCAGCCTGCTCTGGCAGAACGTGCCGTTCACCTGGGGAAACATCACCACCGTGGATGCCTATGCGCGCTGGCGCTTCAACGACCACGCCAGCGTTGAACTGGTCGGCAGCAATCTCGGCAACCGCTATTACGTCGACCCGGCCACGCGCTCCACGCTGCCGGCGCCGGGTCGCACCGTCAAGCTTGCGCTCACTGCGCGCTTCTGA
- a CDS encoding FecR family protein, whose protein sequence is MTTSIPSPRQARQALRWVIRCNAGRLPERQQRALQRWLQADPRHADAWRQQQAFWQGLDAAGPDVLAALPELTAEPALRPLQPRRRLPRLLASAAVLLLSVTVAPHAWLLVRSDVRSGNAPRTVQLQDGSTAILDAGSALALDFSAGQRRLQLLRGSAWFQVAHEARPFRVEAGGGEIRDIGTAFSVALQDAVVTTEVSQGEVEIRPGHVAAQRLQAGQARAFRDGRWLQPLQLTDVEAIAPWRRSEIVIDDLPAQQAIERLARYRRAPVWVLRGQGAQVAVSGLFHLQQPDAAIAAVAQQAGLRSQRLPGGALLLW, encoded by the coding sequence ATGACTACGTCCATACCCTCGCCGCGTCAGGCCAGGCAGGCGTTGCGCTGGGTGATACGGTGCAATGCGGGCCGGTTGCCGGAGCGCCAGCAACGCGCCCTGCAGCGCTGGCTGCAGGCCGATCCCCGGCATGCTGATGCCTGGCGCCAGCAGCAGGCCTTCTGGCAAGGCTTGGATGCCGCCGGCCCGGATGTCCTGGCTGCGCTTCCGGAACTGACCGCCGAACCCGCGCTGCGGCCGCTGCAGCCGCGTCGTCGGCTGCCTAGGCTGCTGGCCAGTGCGGCGGTGCTGCTGCTTTCGGTGACGGTGGCGCCGCACGCGTGGCTGCTGGTCCGCAGCGATGTGCGCAGCGGCAACGCGCCGCGCACGGTGCAGCTGCAGGATGGCAGCACTGCCATATTGGATGCAGGCAGCGCGCTGGCGCTTGATTTCAGCGCCGGCCAGCGCCGCCTGCAGTTGCTGCGTGGCAGCGCCTGGTTCCAGGTCGCGCACGAAGCACGACCGTTCCGGGTGGAGGCCGGTGGCGGCGAGATCCGTGACATCGGCACGGCATTCAGCGTTGCGTTGCAGGATGCCGTGGTGACCACCGAGGTCAGCCAGGGCGAAGTGGAGATCAGGCCAGGTCATGTCGCTGCGCAGCGGCTGCAGGCCGGGCAGGCACGCGCGTTCCGTGATGGCCGCTGGCTGCAGCCGCTGCAGCTGACCGATGTGGAGGCCATCGCACCGTGGCGGCGCAGCGAGATCGTCATTGATGATCTGCCTGCGCAACAGGCGATCGAGCGCCTTGCCCGCTATCGGCGTGCGCCGGTCTGGGTTCTGCGCGGGCAGGGCGCGCAGGTGGCGGTGAGCGGCCTGTTCCACCTGCAGCAGCCGGATGCGGCGATTGCCGCCGTGGCCCAGCAGGCCGGCCTGCGCAGCCAGCGCCTGCCGGGCGGCGCGTTGTTGCTGTGGTGA
- a CDS encoding RNA polymerase sigma factor, translating to MSPNALALIELLIRERRALSRFIARYLDPASTEDTLQNLYLKASSVPGDPPILEPRGYLYRMAYHHALNRSQADARERRAMAEYASDLADASNDGEAQVLDQAQLREISQTILALPPQVRECFVLNRYLGLSEREIAVRLGISKSVVGKYVLRAALLIQQHQRGSRA from the coding sequence ATGTCTCCCAATGCCCTGGCGCTGATCGAGCTGTTGATCCGCGAGCGCCGTGCGTTGTCCCGCTTCATTGCCCGCTACCTCGACCCGGCCAGTACCGAAGACACCCTGCAGAACCTTTATCTGAAGGCCAGCAGCGTGCCCGGCGACCCGCCGATCCTGGAACCGCGCGGGTATCTGTACCGCATGGCCTACCACCACGCGCTTAACCGCAGCCAGGCCGACGCGCGCGAACGGCGGGCGATGGCGGAGTACGCCAGCGACCTGGCCGATGCCAGCAATGATGGCGAGGCGCAGGTGTTGGACCAGGCCCAGCTGCGCGAGATCAGCCAGACCATCCTGGCGCTGCCGCCACAGGTGCGCGAGTGCTTCGTGCTCAACCGCTACCTGGGCCTGAGCGAGCGCGAGATCGCGGTGCGTCTGGGTATTTCCAAGAGCGTGGTGGGCAAGTACGTGCTGCGCGCAGCCCTGCTCATCCAGCAGCACCAGCGGGGAAGCCGCGCATGA
- a CDS encoding LysR family transcriptional regulator → MFIADIRRCDLNDLFYFAMVVEHGGFSQAGRALAMPKSKLSRRIALLEERLGVRLIQRSTRRFSVTEIGQDYYRHCKAMLVEAEAAEEAIALSRAEPRGVLRLACPIALLHARIGGMLADFLALHPQVTLQLDATNRRVDVVGEGVDVAIRVRPPPLEDSDLVVRVLARRIWCTAASPALLKQMGTPKVPADLAMMPTVDLASPAQMHVWEYAGPEEVQASVHHRPRLVSDDMIALRSAAVAGVGVLMLPRMMITDELASGALVPILPQWQPRHGIVHAVFPSRRGLLPAVRALIDYLAERFDALQEP, encoded by the coding sequence GTGTTCATCGCCGACATCCGCCGCTGCGACCTCAACGACCTGTTCTATTTCGCCATGGTGGTCGAGCACGGCGGCTTCTCGCAGGCAGGGCGCGCACTGGCCATGCCCAAGTCCAAGCTCAGCCGCCGCATTGCCCTGCTGGAGGAACGGCTGGGTGTGCGCCTGATCCAACGTTCCACCCGCCGCTTTTCGGTCACCGAGATCGGCCAGGACTACTACCGGCACTGCAAGGCGATGCTGGTGGAGGCCGAAGCAGCCGAGGAGGCCATCGCGCTGTCACGCGCCGAGCCGCGAGGCGTGCTGCGGCTGGCCTGTCCGATCGCACTGCTGCACGCGCGCATTGGCGGCATGCTGGCTGACTTCCTGGCCCTGCATCCGCAGGTGACCCTGCAGCTGGATGCCACCAACCGGCGCGTGGACGTGGTGGGAGAGGGCGTGGACGTGGCCATCCGCGTGCGCCCGCCACCGCTGGAGGACAGCGATCTGGTGGTGCGCGTGCTGGCCCGTCGCATCTGGTGTACCGCTGCCAGCCCGGCCCTGCTCAAGCAGATGGGTACGCCGAAAGTGCCTGCCGATCTGGCGATGATGCCCACCGTGGACCTGGCATCGCCGGCCCAGATGCATGTCTGGGAGTACGCTGGGCCAGAGGAGGTCCAGGCCAGCGTGCACCACCGCCCGCGGCTGGTCAGCGATGACATGATCGCGCTGCGCAGTGCGGCGGTGGCCGGTGTCGGCGTGCTGATGCTGCCGCGGATGATGATCACCGACGAACTGGCCAGCGGCGCGCTGGTGCCGATCCTGCCGCAGTGGCAACCCAGGCACGGCATCGTGCATGCCGTGTTCCCCTCGCGGCGCGGCCTGCTGCCGGCAGTGCGCGCGTTGATCGACTACCTGGCCGAGCGCTTCGATGCGCTGCAGGAACCGTAG
- a CDS encoding pirin family protein codes for MKRVTGTYSAPRPHWVGDGFPARSMFSYNTHGQHLSPFLLLDYAGPYSFPPSETPRGVGQHPHRGFETVTIVYEGEVAHRDSTGAGGTIGPGDVQWMTAASGILHEEFHTPEFSKRGGTLDMVQLWVNLPAKDKMGAPGYQTLLDAQIPSVALADGAGRVRVIAGAFDGHAGPARTHTPMDVWDIRLLQGQHAELPVADGRTLALVVLKGTVRINGGQAVGEAQLVTFDRSGEDVFIDADSDATVLLLSGEPIDEPVVGYGPFVMNTQAEISQAVNDFNGGRFGQIAH; via the coding sequence ATGAAGCGTGTCACCGGTACCTACAGCGCCCCCCGCCCGCACTGGGTGGGCGACGGCTTTCCTGCCCGTTCGATGTTCTCCTACAACACCCATGGCCAGCACCTGAGCCCGTTCCTGCTGCTGGACTACGCCGGACCGTACAGCTTCCCGCCCAGCGAAACCCCGCGCGGGGTCGGCCAGCATCCGCATCGCGGCTTCGAGACCGTCACCATCGTCTACGAAGGCGAAGTCGCCCATCGCGACTCGACCGGCGCCGGCGGCACCATCGGCCCGGGTGACGTGCAGTGGATGACCGCTGCCTCCGGCATCCTCCACGAGGAATTCCACACGCCGGAATTCAGCAAGCGCGGCGGCACGCTGGACATGGTGCAGCTGTGGGTGAACCTGCCGGCCAAGGACAAGATGGGTGCGCCGGGCTACCAGACCCTGCTCGATGCGCAGATTCCTTCGGTGGCCCTGGCCGACGGTGCCGGCCGCGTACGCGTCATCGCCGGCGCATTCGATGGCCATGCTGGACCGGCACGTACCCATACCCCCATGGACGTGTGGGACATCCGCCTGCTGCAGGGCCAGCACGCCGAGCTGCCGGTGGCCGATGGCCGCACCCTGGCGCTGGTGGTGTTGAAGGGAACGGTGCGGATCAACGGCGGCCAGGCAGTCGGCGAAGCACAGCTGGTGACCTTCGACCGCAGCGGCGAAGACGTGTTCATCGATGCCGACAGCGACGCCACCGTGCTGCTGCTCAGCGGCGAACCGATCGACGAGCCGGTGGTGGGCTATGGGCCGTTCGTGATGAACACCCAGGCCGAGATCAGCCAGGCCGTCAACGACTTCAACGGCGGCCGCTTCGGCCAGATCGCGCACTGA
- a CDS encoding hydrolase, which translates to MSTPANFNGARPVIDPDNAAMLLIDHQSGLFQTIGDMPFTSVRAHATALAKMATLAKMPVITTASVPQGPNGPLIPEIHDAAPHAQYVARRGEINAWDNPEFVAAVKATGRKQLIIAGTITSVCMAFPSIAAVADGYQVFAVVDASGTYSKMAEEITLARVVQAGVVPMDTAAVASEIQRTWNREDAQQWAAIYTQIFPNYQLLIESYQKAQDVQKHHEPLDSQRS; encoded by the coding sequence ATGAGTACCCCCGCCAACTTCAACGGCGCCCGCCCGGTGATCGACCCGGACAACGCCGCGATGCTGCTGATCGACCACCAGAGCGGCCTGTTCCAGACCATCGGTGACATGCCGTTCACCTCCGTACGTGCGCACGCCACCGCCCTGGCGAAGATGGCCACGCTGGCGAAGATGCCGGTGATCACTACCGCGTCGGTACCGCAGGGACCGAACGGCCCGCTGATCCCGGAGATCCATGACGCCGCACCGCATGCGCAGTACGTGGCGCGCCGCGGCGAGATCAATGCATGGGACAACCCCGAGTTCGTCGCCGCGGTGAAGGCCACCGGCCGCAAACAGCTCATCATCGCCGGCACCATCACCAGCGTATGCATGGCCTTCCCCTCGATTGCCGCCGTCGCCGACGGCTACCAGGTGTTCGCGGTGGTCGATGCCTCCGGCACCTATTCGAAGATGGCCGAGGAAATCACCCTGGCGCGCGTGGTGCAGGCCGGCGTGGTGCCGATGGATACCGCTGCGGTTGCCTCGGAAATCCAGCGCACCTGGAACCGCGAGGACGCCCAGCAGTGGGCGGCGATCTACACGCAGATCTTCCCCAACTACCAGCTGCTGATCGAGAGCTACCAGAAGGCGCAGGACGTGCAGAAGCACCACGAGCCGCTGGATTCGCAGCGTAGCTGA